Proteins from one Stenotrophomonas aracearum genomic window:
- a CDS encoding pyridoxal phosphate-dependent aminotransferase, with protein MSSPVASRRSFLQLAGTGLALSGIGLAPAAAASSVILPTRAAPVGSVLLNFNESPYGPAPAAQAAARAIIAESGRYLFPLAGELRNLFAEQEGISTDRVRLYPGSSEPLNRAAVVWTSATAGLVVADPTFEALGDLAAARVATVAKVPLRADGAHDVHAMVDAARRVDAGLMYLCNPNNPTGSITPAADVAWLLANKPAQTRLLVDEAYLQFSAQPSVIAQVMQRDDVIVLRTFSKLYGMAGLRLGVAAAHPDRLRELASLGDNPLPVTALAAGLASLREPGLVAQRREQNTRVRQATVEWLQTRGFRCLPSEANCFMVDVQRDGAGFTKAMAERGVVIGRSWPIWPTIVRVSVGTEAEMEAFRTAFAAVTGTRR; from the coding sequence ATGTCATCGCCCGTTGCGTCCCGCCGTTCCTTCCTGCAGCTGGCCGGTACCGGGCTGGCCCTGTCCGGCATCGGCCTGGCGCCGGCTGCGGCCGCGTCCAGTGTGATCCTGCCGACGCGGGCCGCGCCGGTGGGCAGCGTGCTGCTGAATTTCAACGAAAGTCCCTACGGCCCCGCGCCGGCCGCGCAGGCGGCGGCACGGGCGATCATCGCGGAGAGCGGGCGCTACCTGTTCCCGCTGGCCGGCGAGCTTCGCAACCTGTTCGCCGAACAGGAAGGCATCAGCACCGACCGGGTCCGCCTGTACCCCGGCTCCAGCGAGCCGTTGAATCGTGCGGCGGTGGTCTGGACCTCGGCCACGGCCGGCCTGGTGGTGGCCGACCCGACGTTCGAGGCCTTGGGCGACCTCGCCGCCGCGCGCGTCGCCACGGTGGCGAAGGTGCCCCTGCGGGCCGATGGCGCGCATGACGTGCACGCGATGGTGGACGCGGCACGGCGGGTCGATGCGGGCCTGATGTACCTGTGCAATCCGAACAACCCGACCGGCTCGATCACGCCGGCAGCGGACGTTGCGTGGCTGCTGGCCAACAAGCCAGCGCAGACCCGGCTGCTGGTGGACGAAGCCTACCTGCAGTTCAGTGCGCAGCCGTCGGTGATCGCGCAGGTGATGCAGCGCGACGATGTGATCGTGCTGCGCACGTTCTCCAAGCTGTACGGCATGGCCGGGCTGCGCCTGGGCGTGGCGGCGGCGCATCCGGACCGGCTGCGCGAGCTGGCCAGCCTGGGCGACAACCCCCTGCCGGTCACCGCGCTGGCGGCCGGCCTGGCCAGCCTGCGCGAGCCGGGCCTGGTGGCACAGCGGCGCGAGCAGAACACGCGGGTGCGGCAGGCCACGGTGGAATGGCTGCAAACGCGCGGATTCCGCTGCCTGCCGAGCGAGGCGAACTGCTTCATGGTCGACGTGCAGCGCGACGGTGCAGGGTTCACCAAGGCGATGGCCGAACGCGGCGTGGTGATCGGAAGAAGCTGGCCGATCTGGCCGACGATCGTGCGGGTCAGCGTGGGAACGGAAGCAGAGATGGAGGCGTTCCGCACCGCGTTCGCGGCGGTGACAGGCACACGACGGTAA
- the zipA gene encoding cell division protein ZipA, with amino-acid sequence MSDMALLRIGILAAGLLLIAAIFLFGRPRKKSQGRRVESGEGTGQRREPLLGETEPGAEGSAADDGVTQPELGLPEVDSPASDLGKRTTQDFDKIVSLFVAARAGEKLRGEDIVVAAEKTGLVFGHMNVFHRLVEGHPERGPIFSMANIMKPGSFDMANIREMETPAIAFFLTLPAPLTALDAWEKMLPTVERMGELLGGEVLDDSRNTLGRQRVAHIRDELRAYDRQHQAPPLTKPPRW; translated from the coding sequence ATGTCCGACATGGCACTGCTCCGCATCGGCATCCTGGCCGCCGGCCTGCTGCTGATTGCTGCGATCTTCCTGTTTGGCCGGCCGCGGAAGAAGTCGCAGGGCCGCCGCGTGGAAAGCGGCGAAGGGACCGGCCAGCGTCGCGAGCCGCTGCTGGGCGAAACCGAGCCCGGCGCCGAGGGCAGTGCCGCCGACGACGGCGTGACCCAGCCCGAGCTCGGCCTGCCGGAGGTGGACAGCCCGGCCAGCGACCTCGGCAAGCGCACCACCCAGGACTTCGACAAGATCGTCTCGCTGTTCGTGGCGGCCCGCGCCGGCGAGAAGCTGCGCGGCGAAGACATCGTGGTCGCGGCCGAGAAGACCGGCCTGGTGTTCGGCCACATGAACGTGTTCCACCGCCTGGTCGAAGGCCATCCCGAGCGCGGTCCGATCTTCTCGATGGCCAACATCATGAAGCCGGGCAGCTTCGACATGGCCAACATCCGCGAGATGGAAACCCCGGCGATCGCCTTCTTCCTGACCCTGCCGGCGCCGCTGACCGCGCTGGACGCCTGGGAAAAGATGCTGCCCACCGTCGAACGCATGGGCGAACTGCTCGGTGGCGAGGTCCTGGACGACAGCCGCAACACCCTGGGCCGCCAGCGCGTCGCACACATCCGCGACGAGCTGCGCGCGTATGACCGACAGCACCAGGCACCGCCTCTGACCAAACCGCCGCGTTGGTAA
- the smc gene encoding chromosome segregation protein SMC, translating into MRLSTIKLSGFKSFVDPTTLHLPTNMTGVVGPNGCGKSNIIDAVRWVMGESSASRLRGDSLTDVIFSGSSARKPVSQATVELIFDNTDHTISGEYASFNEISVKRTVSRDGSSNYYLNGTKCRRRDITDLFLGTGLGPRSYSIIEQGMISQIIEARPEDLRVYLEEAAGISKYKERRKETETRIRHTRENLDRLNDLREEIGKQLEHLKRQARQAEQYQGLQEERRVKDAEWKALEYRNLDTRLGSLREALSQEETRLQQFIAEQRDAEARIETSRVRREEAADALSTAQAEVYQVGSTLARLEQQIQHQREMSQRLHKARDETSQALAELGQHISGDEAKLTVLRDAVDLAEPQLEQLQEENEIKQEALRDAEAKLADWQARWEAHTRTTSEASRAGEVERTRVDYLDRQVLEADRRREALSAERVGLDLDALAEAFEELQLQHETQKASLDGLTEQVEARKEAVAGLQDRQRTGQTELADIRKQAQAARGRLSSLETLQQAALGQEQGAAVAWLKQHGLDSGARVGERLSVENGWENAVESALGQLIEGVLVDAPEQLVGALAELGDGRIALVSADTSPLQVAPTSLAAKVQGPTAIRRLLARLHAAEDLEQARALQATLADGDSVITRGGERLGEGWVRVSRSGAAKQGALLREREIVSLREQIDTLQEREAELENQLAAFRDQLLAGEQQREDAQRQLYLAHRSVSELGGQLQSQQGKVDAARTRIDRIEGELSQLLENLDASREQVREARGRLDDAVNSMGDLESTREALESERRQLGDARDRAREAARNVRDSAHSLALTLESQRTQVASLSQALERMSTQRGQLDSRLGELHSQLDEGDSPVHALEAEHQNALGERVRADRVLGEARTLLESIDAELRSFEQTRHQRDEQALAQRERISQRKLDQQALVLSADQLTASVEKAGFVLQDVINTLPEDARISDWEQTVHQIDGRMRRLEPVNLAAIQEYGEASQRSDYLDAQNTDLTTALETLEDAIRKIDRETRGRFKDTFDRVNAGVQQLYPRLFGGGHAYLELTGEDLLDTGVTIMARPPGKRVSSISLLSGGEKAMTAVALVFAIFQLNPAPFCLLDEVDAPLDEANVGRLANMVKEMSEKVQFLFVSHNKATMEAAHQLSGVTMREPGVSRLVSVDLEEAARLAGAA; encoded by the coding sequence ATGCGTCTGTCCACGATCAAGCTCTCCGGCTTCAAGTCGTTTGTTGATCCCACCACCCTGCATCTGCCCACCAACATGACCGGCGTGGTCGGGCCCAATGGCTGTGGCAAGTCCAACATCATCGATGCCGTGCGCTGGGTCATGGGCGAAAGCTCTGCCAGCCGCCTGCGTGGCGACTCGCTGACCGACGTCATCTTCTCCGGCTCCTCCGCGCGCAAGCCCGTCTCGCAGGCGACCGTCGAACTGATCTTCGACAATACCGACCACACCATTTCCGGCGAGTACGCCTCGTTCAACGAAATCTCGGTCAAGCGTACCGTCAGCCGCGACGGCAGCAGCAACTACTACCTCAACGGTACCAAGTGCCGCCGCCGCGACATCACCGATCTGTTCCTCGGTACCGGCCTCGGCCCGCGCAGCTACTCCATCATCGAACAGGGCATGATCAGCCAGATCATCGAAGCCCGCCCCGAAGACCTGCGCGTGTACCTCGAAGAAGCCGCCGGCATTTCCAAGTACAAGGAACGCCGCAAGGAAACCGAAACCCGCATCCGCCACACCCGCGAGAACCTCGACCGCCTCAACGACCTGCGCGAGGAAATCGGCAAACAGCTCGAACACCTCAAGCGGCAGGCCCGCCAGGCCGAGCAGTACCAGGGCCTGCAGGAAGAGCGCCGGGTCAAGGACGCCGAGTGGAAGGCCCTTGAGTACCGCAACCTCGACACCCGCCTCGGCAGCCTCCGCGAAGCCCTCTCGCAGGAAGAAACCCGCCTGCAGCAGTTCATCGCCGAACAGCGCGACGCCGAAGCCCGTATCGAAACCAGCCGCGTGCGCCGCGAAGAAGCCGCCGACGCCCTCAGCACCGCCCAGGCCGAGGTCTATCAGGTCGGCAGCACCCTGGCCCGGCTCGAACAGCAGATCCAGCACCAGCGCGAGATGTCCCAGCGCCTGCACAAGGCCCGCGACGAAACCTCCCAGGCCCTGGCCGAACTTGGCCAGCACATCAGCGGCGACGAAGCCAAGCTGACCGTCCTGCGCGACGCCGTCGACCTCGCCGAGCCCCAGCTCGAACAGCTGCAGGAAGAAAACGAGATCAAGCAGGAAGCCCTGCGCGACGCCGAAGCCAAGCTGGCCGACTGGCAGGCGCGCTGGGAAGCCCATACCCGCACCACCTCCGAAGCTTCGCGCGCCGGCGAAGTCGAACGCACCCGCGTCGACTACCTCGACCGCCAGGTGCTCGAAGCCGACCGCCGCCGCGAAGCGCTCAGCGCCGAACGTGTCGGCCTCGACCTCGACGCACTGGCCGAAGCCTTCGAAGAACTGCAGCTGCAGCACGAAACCCAGAAGGCCTCGCTCGACGGCCTGACCGAACAGGTCGAAGCCCGCAAGGAAGCCGTCGCCGGCCTGCAGGACCGCCAGCGCACCGGCCAGACCGAACTGGCCGACATCCGCAAGCAGGCCCAGGCCGCGCGCGGCCGCCTGTCCTCGCTCGAAACCCTGCAGCAGGCCGCCCTCGGCCAGGAGCAGGGCGCCGCCGTCGCCTGGCTCAAGCAGCACGGGCTGGATTCCGGCGCCCGCGTCGGCGAGCGCCTCAGCGTCGAGAACGGCTGGGAAAACGCTGTCGAAAGCGCGCTCGGCCAGCTCATCGAGGGCGTCCTGGTCGACGCCCCCGAACAGCTCGTCGGCGCGCTGGCCGAGCTCGGCGACGGCCGCATCGCCCTGGTATCGGCCGACACCAGCCCACTGCAGGTCGCCCCGACCTCGCTGGCCGCCAAAGTGCAGGGCCCCACCGCCATCCGCCGCCTGCTGGCCCGCCTGCATGCCGCCGAGGACCTCGAACAGGCGCGTGCCCTGCAGGCCACCCTGGCCGACGGCGACTCGGTGATCACCCGTGGCGGCGAACGCCTCGGCGAAGGCTGGGTCCGCGTCTCGCGCTCGGGCGCCGCCAAGCAGGGCGCATTGCTGCGCGAACGCGAGATCGTCAGCCTGCGCGAGCAGATCGACACCCTGCAGGAACGCGAAGCCGAGCTGGAAAACCAACTCGCCGCATTCCGTGACCAGCTGCTGGCCGGCGAACAGCAGCGCGAAGACGCGCAGCGCCAGCTATATCTGGCCCACCGCAGCGTCTCCGAACTCGGGGGCCAGCTGCAGAGCCAGCAGGGCAAGGTGGACGCCGCGCGCACCCGTATCGACCGCATCGAAGGCGAGCTCTCGCAGCTGCTCGAAAACCTCGACGCCAGCCGCGAACAGGTCCGCGAAGCGCGTGGCCGCCTGGACGACGCGGTCAACAGCATGGGCGACCTTGAATCCACCCGCGAAGCGCTGGAAAGCGAACGCCGCCAGCTCGGCGATGCCCGCGACCGCGCCCGCGAAGCCGCGCGCAACGTGCGCGACAGCGCGCACTCGCTGGCCCTCACCCTGGAGTCGCAGCGCACCCAGGTCGCCTCGCTCAGCCAGGCGCTGGAGCGCATGAGCACCCAGCGCGGCCAGCTCGATTCACGCCTTGGCGAACTGCACTCCCAGCTCGACGAAGGCGACTCGCCGGTGCACGCGCTGGAAGCCGAACACCAGAACGCCCTCGGCGAACGCGTCCGTGCCGACCGCGTGCTCGGCGAAGCCCGCACCCTGCTGGAAAGCATCGACGCCGAACTGCGCAGCTTCGAACAGACCCGCCACCAGCGCGACGAACAGGCCCTGGCCCAGCGCGAGCGCATTTCCCAGCGCAAGCTCGACCAGCAGGCCCTGGTGCTCAGCGCCGACCAGCTCACCGCTTCGGTGGAAAAGGCCGGTTTCGTGCTGCAGGACGTGATCAACACCCTGCCCGAAGACGCCCGCATCAGCGACTGGGAACAGACCGTGCACCAGATCGACGGGCGCATGCGCCGGCTCGAGCCGGTCAACCTGGCGGCCATCCAGGAGTACGGCGAGGCCTCGCAGCGCTCGGACTACCTGGACGCGCAGAACACCGACCTGACCACGGCGCTGGAAACCCTCGAAGACGCCATCCGCAAGATCGACCGCGAGACCCGCGGCCGCTTCAAGGACACCTTCGACCGGGTCAACGCCGGCGTGCAGCAGCTGTACCCGCGCCTGTTCGGCGGTGGCCACGCCTACCTCGAACTGACCGGTGAAGACCTCCTCGACACGGGTGTGACCATCATGGCGCGCCCGCCTGGCAAGCGGGTGTCCAGCATCTCGCTGCTGTCCGGCGGCGAGAAGGCGATGACCGCGGTGGCGCTGGTGTTTGCGATCTTCCAGCTCAACCCGGCCCCGTTCTGCCTGCTGGACGAAGTGGACGCGCCATTGGATGAAGCCAATGTCGGCCGCCTCGCCAACATGGTCAAGGAAATGAGCGAGAAGGTGCAGTTCCTGTTCGTCAGCCACAACAAGGCCACGATGGAAGCCGCGCACCAGCTCTCGGGCGTGACCATGCGCGAACCGGGCGTCAGCCGCCTGGTCAGCGTGGACCTGGAAGAGGCGGCACGATTGGCGGGCGCGGCCTGA
- the rplI gene encoding 50S ribosomal protein L9 — translation MKLILLQKVTNLGGLGDQVDVKPGYGRNFLVPTGKAVPATASNVAEFEAKRAEYEAKAQSIHADAEARKAKLEGKSVTIAANASTEGKLYGSVGPRDIAEAFTKAGVALEKSEVILGEGAFRNVGEFEVVIHLHADVETTVQVVVVAEA, via the coding sequence ATGAAGCTGATTCTTCTCCAGAAGGTCACCAACCTCGGCGGCCTGGGCGACCAGGTCGACGTGAAGCCGGGCTACGGCCGCAACTTCCTCGTTCCGACCGGCAAGGCCGTTCCGGCCACCGCCTCGAACGTTGCCGAGTTCGAAGCCAAGCGCGCCGAGTACGAAGCCAAGGCCCAGTCGATCCACGCTGACGCCGAAGCCCGCAAGGCCAAGCTGGAAGGCAAGAGCGTCACCATCGCCGCCAACGCGTCGACCGAAGGCAAGCTGTACGGCTCGGTCGGCCCGCGCGACATCGCCGAAGCCTTCACCAAGGCCGGCGTGGCGCTGGAAAAGAGCGAAGTCATCCTGGGCGAAGGCGCCTTCCGCAACGTCGGCGAGTTCGAGGTGGTCATCCACCTGCACGCCGACGTCGAAACCACCGTCCAGGTGGTCGTGGTCGCCGAAGCCTGA
- the rpsR gene encoding 30S ribosomal protein S18 produces MSKFFRRRKFCKFTAEGVKEIDYKDLNTLRQYLTENGKIVPSRVTGTKSKYQRQLATAVKRARFLALIPYTDNHDV; encoded by the coding sequence ATGTCCAAGTTCTTCCGTCGCCGCAAGTTCTGCAAGTTCACGGCCGAAGGTGTCAAGGAGATCGACTACAAGGATCTCAACACCCTGCGCCAGTACCTCACCGAGAACGGCAAGATCGTGCCGAGCCGCGTGACCGGTACCAAGTCGAAGTACCAGCGCCAGCTGGCAACGGCCGTCAAGCGCGCCCGTTTCCTGGCCCTGATCCCGTACACCGACAACCACGACGTCTGA
- the rpsF gene encoding 30S ribosomal protein S6, with the protein MSRHYEVVFMVHPDQSEQVPAMIERYKSLVETGNGTIHRLEDWGRRQLAYPIQNLVKAHYVLMNIEVDQAVLTELTESFKFNDAVLRNLVLVRDAADTEQSLIMKSKDEKGDKPERGERRRRDDEEGEAANTADNEAGDDAASAA; encoded by the coding sequence ATGAGTCGTCATTACGAAGTCGTGTTCATGGTCCATCCGGACCAGAGCGAGCAGGTCCCGGCCATGATCGAGCGCTACAAGTCGCTGGTCGAAACCGGTAACGGCACCATCCACCGCCTGGAAGACTGGGGCCGTCGCCAGCTGGCGTACCCGATCCAGAACCTGGTCAAGGCACATTACGTGCTGATGAACATCGAAGTGGACCAGGCCGTTCTGACCGAACTGACCGAAAGCTTCAAGTTCAACGACGCCGTGCTGCGCAACCTGGTGCTGGTCCGCGACGCGGCCGACACCGAGCAGTCGCTGATCATGAAGAGCAAGGACGAGAAGGGCGACAAGCCCGAGCGTGGCGAGCGTCGTCGTCGTGACGACGAAGAAGGCGAAGCCGCCAACACCGCTGACAACGAAGCCGGCGACGACGCCGCTTCCGCCGCCTAA
- a CDS encoding HesB/IscA family protein, translating to MAVTLTPVAFARVQKFVAQSPDALGLRFGVTRTGCSGWGHITDLARDQRAGDTVFEQDGVRIYVDADSLALVDGTEIDFGKQGLSETFTFRNPNATAECGCGESFTTEADKA from the coding sequence ATGGCTGTCACCCTTACCCCTGTTGCCTTCGCCCGTGTCCAGAAGTTCGTGGCCCAGAGCCCGGACGCATTGGGCCTGCGTTTCGGCGTGACCCGCACCGGCTGCTCCGGCTGGGGCCACATCACCGACCTGGCCCGCGACCAGCGCGCCGGCGACACCGTGTTCGAGCAGGACGGGGTCCGCATCTACGTGGATGCCGACAGCCTGGCCCTGGTCGATGGAACCGAGATCGACTTCGGCAAGCAGGGCCTGAGCGAGACGTTCACGTTCAGGAACCCGAACGCCACCGCCGAATGCGGCTGCGGCGAGAGCTTCACCACCGAGGCCGACAAGGCCTGA